The genomic DNA GCGGCGATTCAGGAGGACGTGGACGTCATAGCCATGTCGATTCTGTCCGGTGCCCATAACCACCTGTTCCCCAGGGTGATGGAACTCCTCCGCGAGCAGGGTGTGGATGATGTTCTGGTGATCGGGGGGGGCATCATACCCGAAGAAGACATCCCTGCACTCCGCGAATGCGGGATCGCGGCCATATTCACCCCCGGCACCCCAACATCGGAGACGATCCGGTTCATCCAGGAGAACCTCAAGAGGGCGTGAGGACGAGCGGAGAGGCGAATACGGTGACAAATATCGTTGATCTCGTGGACCGGGCGCGCATCGGAAATCCCAGGGCAGTGTCCCGCCTCATATCCCTCATCGAGAACGAGAGCCCGGGGTTCACCAAGGCTTACGCATCGCTCTACCGGCGGACGGGCCGGGCGCAGATCATGGGGATCACAGGTCCACCCGGATCCGGCAAGAGCACGCTTGTTGACAAGATGGCGGCGACCTTCCGGTCCCGCGGAAAGACTGTAGGCATCATCGCCGTGGACCCGACGAGCCCGTTCTCCGGCGGCGCTCTCCTAGGGGACCGGCTCAGGATGCAACGTCACTACCTCGACGAAGGTGTGTTCATCCGCAGCATGGGGAGCCGGGGCCACCTAGGAGGCGTTTCCCGTGCCACGTCCGGTGCTGTCGACGTTTTGGATGCTGCGGGGTACGACTATGTGATCGTGGAGACAGTTGGGGTGGGGCAGGCAGAGGTGGAAATCGCCTCCATTGCTGACACGGTGGTCCTCGTACTCGTGCCCGGGCTGGGCGATGACATTCAGGTCATCAAGGCCGGCGTAATGGAGATCGGCGACGTGTTCGTGGTGAACAAGAAGGACCGCCCGGGCGCGGACAGAACCGCGGCCGAGGTGAGGATGGCCCTGGAGCAGAACGGCCATGCCCCCGGCCCGGCGGGGGAATCCGGATCTCGGAGCCCCGGCCCGGACCATGCTCCTCCACAGCCAACTGTGCTGCTGACCTGTGCCGAGACCGGGGAAGGTGTCGCGGCTGTCTGCGACGAGTGCGAGAGACACGCCGCCTGGCTCAGGGAATCCTCCGGCCTAGAGGAACGCAGGATTCGCCGGGCGCGCCTGGAGACCACTCGCATCACGTCGGACCGCATGTGGGCGAATCTGGCCAAAGACCCCGGCACCGCCAGCTCCGCCCTGGAGATCGCCCGACGTGTCGCGGCCAGAGAAATAGATCCATACGCAGCCGGGGATGAGCTGTACAAGATGCTTCTTCAGAGAGGAGGATGAGGACAAATGGTCATCAAGTCCGTGGATCATATTGGAGTCGCAGTGGCCAACCTCGACGAGGCACTCAAGGTTTACGCAGACACTCTCGGTATCAAACTCGCTGGGACCGAGACCGTAGCTGAGCAGAAGGTCCGAGTGGCCTTCCTGCCCATTGGCGAGACCGAGATCGAGCTTCTGGAGTCCACGGACCCCGAAGGCCCCATCGCGAAGTTCATCGAGAAGAGAGGCGAGGGGATCCAGCACATTGCGGTCCGCGTCGACGACATAGAGTCCGCCCTGGAGGAGATGCGGGAGAAAGGGGTGAGGCTGATCGACGAGACCCCCCGCTATGGGGCAGGGGGAGCGAGAATTGCCTTTCTGCATCCTAAGTCCACAGGAGGAGTCCTGATAGAGCTCACTGAACGAAAGGAAGTGCATGACTAGAATGAGAAAGAGGATTCTTGTCACAACCGTGGCGGCCGCCGCGGTGTTCATGATCTTCGCGGCTAGCTGTTCGGCGCAGGGCGGGATGGGAGGAAACTTCGCGAATTGGGTTTTCCTCAAGCTCACCGACCTCAACGAGGGGCTCGAGGACGCCGAGTATGCGCCCCTGCCTTCCACTGGCATGTTCATGTGGGGTGGGTACGGCATGGGGGACGTCAAGAAATGGTCGATAGGCGGATGGGGCGCAGGCGGCGGGATGACGTCCACCAACGACGACAACGGCAAGACCTCCGCCCTGAGCCTTGGGTACGGCGGGATGATATTCCAGTACAATGTAGACATCTCCGAAAAAGTCAGACTCGGCCTTGGCACTGGAATCGGGGTCGGCACAGTGACCCTTACTACAAAGCAGGGAATCATCGACGACTTCGAAGACGTGCTTGCTGGAGCGAACTCCGCGACGGTCTGGAGACCTTACGTGGTCGCCCAACCTTACGCGTCGTTGACCTTCCCTGTCTCCCCGATCGTGACGGCCAGGCTTTCCGGTGGGTATGCCTACTTCTACGGCGTGACTGGCTGGATGGACGGGTTCAACTGGCGGCAGAGGTTCGACGGGCCTCTGGATACCATGGGAGCGCCCTTCGTCGAGCTCGGTATCTCCTTCGGGCCTCCACCCAGCCAGTTCTAGGAGGGTCCCTTCCCCAGCTTGTCACGGGCGTGTGGCAGATATACAGTTCTACAACGTATGGCACGAAAGCAGCCCCTGGCGGACCTAGACCGATCCCGCCAGGGGCTCTCCATCCAGACTGCTTCTCATTTCAGCTCAGCTGAACATCGAAATCAACACGCCGGCGGCAATCGCAGAGCCAATGACCCCCGCGACATTCGGCCCCATGGCATGCATCAGCAGGAAGTTGTTGGGGTTGTCCTTCTGTCCGACAGTCTGTACCACACGAGCAGCCATGGGGACTGCCGAAACACCTGCGGACCCAATGAGCGGGTTGACCTTTCCTTTTGTCCACCAGCACATGATCCTGCCGAGAAGGACGCCGCCCGCGGTGCCACCTGCGAACGCAGCAAGGCCCAGAACGATGATGCCGATAGTCTGGGCGGTGAGGAATCGCTCCGCACTCGCGGTGGCTCCTACGGTAACGCCCAGGAAGATCGTGATTATGTTGATCAGCTCGTTCTGAGCAGTCTTAGAGAGCCGCTCCACCACCCCGGACTCGCGAAGGAGGTTGCCCAGCATCAGGGACCCCACCAGCGCGGCGGCGGAGGGGAGAATGAGGCCCACAACGGCGGTGACAAGGATCGGGAACAGGATTTTCTCCGTCTTGGAGACCGGCCTCAGCTGCTCCATCACTATCATTCGCTGTTCCTTTGTGGTCAATGCCCGCATTATCGGCGGCTGGATGATGGGGACCAGGGCCATGTAGGAGTAGGCCGCTATGGCGATCGGCCCGAGCAACTCCGGCGCAAGCCTGCTCGTGACGTAGATCGCGGTTGGGCCGTCCGCACCTCCGATGATGCCTATGGACGCTGCCTGCTGAGGGTTGAACCCCAGAACGAGCGCACCCAGGAACGTAGTGAAGATGCCGAGCTGAGCAGCGGCCCCAAGCAAAACGGTCTTGGGGTGGGCAATCAGCGGGCCGAAGTCGGTCATCGCGCCGATGCCCAGGAATATCAGGGGTGGGTAGATCCCGAGCTTGACCCCTTGATAGAGGTAGTAGAGCAACCCTCCGATGGCGCCGTCGGTCGGTGGCGCCATCAGGTTGGCCATCGGAAGGTTCGCAAGCAGCATTCCGAATGAAATGGGCAAGAGGAGCAAGGGCTCGAATTTCCTGACAATGGCAAGATACAGGAGAACGCCGGATATGCCAAGCATAACTGCGTCCTTCCAGCCCAGGTTCCAGAAGCCCGTCGTCTTCACGAAGTCGACGACAAAGTCGAACACGGACAGTCGCTCCCTTCTACGCGGGGTCGATCATCACCAGAGGATCGCCGGTGTTCACAGAGGCCCCTTTCGTAGTGGTGACCTCGCGGACCACACCGTTCCTCCCGGCGAAGATCTCGTTCTCCATCTTCATGGCCTCAAGCATGACCACGACGGTGTTGGGAGTCACTTTGTCCCCTGGCTTGACCCGGATGTCCAGGACCACTCCTGGCATGGGAGCGGTTATCGCCCCGGCGCCCTGGGCTGCAGGGGCGGGATTTGGTGCAGCAGTGGGAGAAGCGGCAGGCGCGGCCGCCGCCTGAGCCTGGGCTGGGGTTGGTGCCGGCCCTGCACTGGGGGCGGCAACTCTCGGGGCCGGGGCCTGGGTGTAAGCGCCGATCTCTTCTACTTCGACCTCATATATGTTGCCATTGACTTGGACGCGAAACTTCCTCACTTCTTCTGTCCTCCTCGAAGAGGCACGTAATCCGGCCTCGAATTCAGATCATAGTGGATTGCCTTGCTCTCATGATCTCCTGCCTGCCTGCGAGACCCCAGAGGTTGAGCCCTGCCTGGGCAACTGGGCCGACTCGTCTCGTGGACATGACGGCGAACGGTCCTCCGCCTTCTTCGGTGGCTAGGGCGAGCGCGGCGGCGATTGCGGCGACTTCCTCCAAGGAATGCTCGTCAGTGGAAGCGCCAATCCCCGATGCTTCGGGCCGGGCGGCAGTGGGCTGGGCCAGCTCGTTCCCTGCTGGGGGTCCCGCCTGCCCGGCTGCTGCCGCCGCGGGCGTCTCGATCTTGGGGGGGGCGACTGACTCCATCTCGTGGGAAAGACGCATCCGGGGCGCCGGCTTCCCGTCCGGGCAGTAGCGCGACAGGAATATCATGATCAACTGGAGTACGACCAGCCCCAGGAAGACAATGCTCATCCCGAGGACGGTTGTCTTGAGCCCAAGGATCAAATCCTCGGTGAGGGTCATGGGGAAAACCTCCTCCCGGAAAACCGCAGTTGCGTCACTTACACGGGGATGTTGCCGTGCTTCTTGGGCGGCCTGGTCTCCCGCTTGCTGGAGAGCATCTCGAGGGCGGCGATCAGACGCGCGCGGGTTTCGGCCGGATCGAATACATCGTCAACATACCCTCGGGCTGCCGCCACGTAGGGGTTCGCAAACTTCTGCCGGTACTCTTCGATCTTCTCGGCTCTGGTAGCTTTGGGGTCGGCGGACTTCTCGATTTCCCGGCGGAAGATGATGTTCGCGGCGCCGTCAGGCCCCATGACCGCTATCTCAGCGGAAGGCCACGCGTACACCGCGTCCGCACCCAGGTCGCGGGAGCACATGGCCAGGTAAGCCCCACCATAGGACTTGCGCGTTATCAGCGTTATCTTGGGTACTGTCGCCTCGGAATACGCGTAGAGGAGTTTCGCGCCGTGGCGTATGACCCCGCCCCACTCCTGATTGACTCCGGGCAGGAAGCCCGGCACATCCACGAGGTTCACCAGAGGCACGTTGAAGGCATCGCAGAACCGGACGAACCGGGCGGCCTTGTCGGAAGTGTTTATGTCCAGGCAGCCCGCGAGTACCTTGGGCTGGTTTGCGACAATCCCGATCGGCCTGCCCCCCAGCCTTGCGAACCCGACGATGACGTTCTGAGCGTAATGGGCGTGGACTTCGAGGAAGTCCTCGTAGTCGACGAACCCGCGGATCACGTCCCGCATGTCGTATGACCTATTGGACTCGGGAGGGACGATGTTCCTCAGAGCTTCGTTGGGGCCCGCGTCTGCCCAGGCCTCGCTGACGGGCGGGTCCTCCAAGTTGTTTGAGGGGAGGAAGGACAGCAACTTGCGTATGGCGGTGAAGCAGTCCTGTTCCGTGTCGTACATGAAATGGGCGACACCGCTGGTCTTATTGTGGACGGCCGCGCCCCCGAGGTCCTCGGAGGTCACATCCTCGCCCGTGACCGCCTTTATGACCTGGGGCCCCGTGATGAAC from Bacillota bacterium includes the following:
- a CDS encoding sodium ion-translocating decarboxylase subunit beta yields the protein MFDFVVDFVKTTGFWNLGWKDAVMLGISGVLLYLAIVRKFEPLLLLPISFGMLLANLPMANLMAPPTDGAIGGLLYYLYQGVKLGIYPPLIFLGIGAMTDFGPLIAHPKTVLLGAAAQLGIFTTFLGALVLGFNPQQAASIGIIGGADGPTAIYVTSRLAPELLGPIAIAAYSYMALVPIIQPPIMRALTTKEQRMIVMEQLRPVSKTEKILFPILVTAVVGLILPSAAALVGSLMLGNLLRESGVVERLSKTAQNELINIITIFLGVTVGATASAERFLTAQTIGIIVLGLAAFAGGTAGGVLLGRIMCWWTKGKVNPLIGSAGVSAVPMAARVVQTVGQKDNPNNFLLMHAMGPNVAGVIGSAIAAGVLISMFS
- a CDS encoding methylmalonyl-CoA carboxyltransferase, with the translated sequence MDETDILKDLASRKDKILAGGGPDRVAKQHDAGKFTARERLQLLLDPGTFTELDMFVRHRCTEFGMPEQDLPGEGVVTGYGTVDGRKVFAFAQDFTVMGGSLGEMHAKKICKVMDLAMKVGAPLVGINDSGGARIQEGVDALSGYGQVFFRNTIASGVIPQISVILGPCAGGAVYSPAITDFVFMVQGANMFITGPQVIKAVTGEDVTSEDLGGAAVHNKTSGVAHFMYDTEQDCFTAIRKLLSFLPSNNLEDPPVSEAWADAGPNEALRNIVPPESNRSYDMRDVIRGFVDYEDFLEVHAHYAQNVIVGFARLGGRPIGIVANQPKVLAGCLDINTSDKAARFVRFCDAFNVPLVNLVDVPGFLPGVNQEWGGVIRHGAKLLYAYSEATVPKITLITRKSYGGAYLAMCSRDLGADAVYAWPSAEIAVMGPDGAANIIFRREIEKSADPKATRAEKIEEYRQKFANPYVAAARGYVDDVFDPAETRARLIAALEMLSSKRETRPPKKHGNIPV
- a CDS encoding OadG family protein, producing the protein MTLTEDLILGLKTTVLGMSIVFLGLVVLQLIMIFLSRYCPDGKPAPRMRLSHEMESVAPPKIETPAAAAAGQAGPPAGNELAQPTAARPEASGIGASTDEHSLEEVAAIAAALALATEEGGGPFAVMSTRRVGPVAQAGLNLWGLAGRQEIMRARQSTMI
- a CDS encoding acetyl-CoA carboxylase biotin carboxyl carrier protein subunit, giving the protein MRKFRVQVNGNIYEVEVEEIGAYTQAPAPRVAAPSAGPAPTPAQAQAAAAPAASPTAAPNPAPAAQGAGAITAPMPGVVLDIRVKPGDKVTPNTVVVMLEAMKMENEIFAGRNGVVREVTTTKGASVNTGDPLVMIDPA
- the mce gene encoding methylmalonyl-CoA epimerase; amino-acid sequence: MVIKSVDHIGVAVANLDEALKVYADTLGIKLAGTETVAEQKVRVAFLPIGETEIELLESTDPEGPIAKFIEKRGEGIQHIAVRVDDIESALEEMREKGVRLIDETPRYGAGGARIAFLHPKSTGGVLIELTERKEVHD
- the meaB gene encoding methylmalonyl Co-A mutase-associated GTPase MeaB is translated as MTNIVDLVDRARIGNPRAVSRLISLIENESPGFTKAYASLYRRTGRAQIMGITGPPGSGKSTLVDKMAATFRSRGKTVGIIAVDPTSPFSGGALLGDRLRMQRHYLDEGVFIRSMGSRGHLGGVSRATSGAVDVLDAAGYDYVIVETVGVGQAEVEIASIADTVVLVLVPGLGDDIQVIKAGVMEIGDVFVVNKKDRPGADRTAAEVRMALEQNGHAPGPAGESGSRSPGPDHAPPQPTVLLTCAETGEGVAAVCDECERHAAWLRESSGLEERRIRRARLETTRITSDRMWANLAKDPGTASSALEIARRVAAREIDPYAAGDELYKMLLQRGG
- a CDS encoding cobalamin B12-binding domain-containing protein, whose translation is MERKIRVLVAKPGLDGHDRGAKVVARALRDAGMEVIYTGLRQTPEQIVAAAIQEDVDVIAMSILSGAHNHLFPRVMELLREQGVDDVLVIGGGIIPEEDIPALRECGIAAIFTPGTPTSETIRFIQENLKRA